A section of the Phaseolus vulgaris cultivar G19833 chromosome 8, P. vulgaris v2.0, whole genome shotgun sequence genome encodes:
- the LOC137826312 gene encoding serine/threonine-protein kinase OXI1-like, with product MSSCESDSSSDNGERGRRRETLDFQNLKVVSAVGRGAKGVVFLARVEGEGSGEWIALKVVSRELLRVKNRNGGRCKRVSFERHILRRLHHPLLPRFRGAFDTDQLTGFAIDYCHGGNLHSLRMKQSEKCFSEETVRFYAVELVLVLEYLHKFGVVYRDLKPENIMIQESGHIMLVDFDLSKKLNIRSTESSCNSSPGSGSESSREKDRRKRRLSRFNCYCHSGISLYESDMSNQLSSIPTRRSMSDSVEKSNSFVGTEDYVAPEVISGEGHDFAVDWWSLGVVMYEMIYGATPFKGANRKETFHRIITKEADLSGATTPLRDLIQSLLHKDPNRRIQVNEIKNHHFFKGVMWDTILEISRPPHIPQNEIKDSVGFSQKDVESFVHGIFFPKSKEEPKNNENQTPKEETNKNAWVDKLNQNSAKDENFLIF from the exons ATGTCCAGCTGTGAGAGCGACAGCAGCAGCGACAACGGAGAGCGGGGGCGGCGAAGGGAGACCCTGGACTTCCAGAACCTGAAGGTGGTGTCGGCGGTGGGACGCGGCGCGAAGGGCGTGGTGTTCCTGGCGCGGGTGGAGGGTGAAGGGAGCGGGGAGTGGATAGCGCTGAAGGTGGTGTCGAGGGAGCTGCTGAGGGTGAAGAACAGGAACGGGGGAAGGTGCAAGAGGGTGTCGTTCGAGAGGCACATACTCCGTCGTCTGCATCACCCGCTATTGCCCAGATTCCGAGGCGCTTTCGACACCGACCAACTCACCGGTTTCGCAATCGATTATTGCCACGGCGGAAACCTCCATTCGCTCCGGATGAAGCAATCGGAGAAGTGTTTCTCCGAAGAAACCGTAAG GTTTTATGCAGTAGAATTGGTTCTAGTATTGGAGTATTTGCACAAGTTTGGAGTAGTGTATAGGGATTTAAAGCCAGAGAATATCATGATCCAAGAATCAGGTCACATAATGTTAGTGGATTTTGATCTTTCCAAGAAGTTAAATATTAGGTCAACCGAGTCGAGTTGCAACTCATCACCGGGTTCTGGTTCTGAGTCGTCGAGGGAGAAGGATCGGAGGAAGCGGCGATTATCACGATTCAACTGTTACTGTCATTCAGGGATATCCTTGTACGAGTCAGATATGTCGAACCAACTCAGCAGCATCCCAACGCGTCGAAGCATGTCGGACTCGGTGGAGAAGTCCAACTCCTTTGTGGGAACGGAAGATTACGTGGCACCGGAGGTCATCTCCGGAGAAGGACACGACTTCGCCGTTGATTGGTGGTCATTAGGCGTTGTTATGTACGAGATGATTTACGGAGCGACGCCGTTTAAGGGTGCGAATAGGAAAGAAACGTTTCATCGTATCATAACGAAGGAGGCCGATTTATCAGGTGCAACAACGCCTTTGAGGGACTTGATTCAAAGCTTGCTTCACAAGGATCCTAACCGTAGGATCCAGGTAAATGAGATCAAGAACCACCATTTCTTTAAAGGCGTGATGTGGGACACAATCTTGGAAATTTCACGTCCACCTCATATTCCTCAAAATGAGATAAAGGATTCAGTAGGGTTTTCTCAAAAGGATGTAGAATCATTTGTTCATGGAATCTTTTTCCCCAAGAGTAAAGAGGAACCAAAAAACAATGAAAACCAAACCCCAAAGGAGGAAACTAATAAAAATGCCTGGGTTGACAAGTTAAATCAAAATTCTGCCAAAGAtgaaaactttttaattttttga
- the LOC137824769 gene encoding uncharacterized protein yields MEMWYLDSGCSKHMTGDKSKFVNINFKQEGHVTYGDNNKGNILGRCTIGDKDNFLNHDVLYVKVSSIKFLALASYVIRRIAHIHMHHLNKLISKDLVIGLPKLKFKKDHLCEACQKGKQIKHSFKLKNIVSTSKPLELLHMDLFGPLRTMSLGGNYYALVAVDDFSRYTWTLFWTGAGSYSNKSTQATRDLSSSNRGRLLIKDDLEALMSPNPWCLMEESEGVLISVVFVCQRKCVT; encoded by the exons ATGGAGATgtggtacctggacagtggTTGTTCCAAACACATGACTGGAGATAAATCTAAGTTTGTGAACATCAATTTCAAGCAAGAAGGACATGTGACttatggagacaacaataaaggaAATATTCTTGGAAGATGCACCATTGGAGACAAGGACAACTTTTTGAATCATGATGTCTTATATGTGAAGGTCTCAAGCATAAAATTCTTAGCATTAGCCAGTTATGTGATAAG aagaatagctcatattcacatgcatcatttgaataaattgatatctaaagatCTTGTAATAGGATTACCCAAACTCAAGTTTAAGAAAGACCATTtatgtgaagcatgccaaaaagggaaacaaattAAGCATTCTTTCAAATTGAAGAATATTGTTTCTACTTCAAAACCCCTTGAGCTGCTGCACATGGATTTATTTGGTCCTTTaagaaccatgagtcttggtggaaactaCTATGCACTTGTTgctgttgatgacttttctaggtaTACATGGACACTATTTTGGACTG GTGCTGGTTCATATTCAAACAaatcaacacaagcaaccagggatttgtcttcatcaaatagggggagattgttgatcaaggatgatcttgaagctttgatgtctccaaatccatggtgCTTGATGGAAG AATCAGAAGGTGTTCTGATTTCTGTGGTGtttgtgtgccaaaggaagtgtgtgacttga